In Marinobacter sp. es.048, the following proteins share a genomic window:
- the rplA gene encoding 50S ribosomal protein L1 codes for MAKLSKRQKLIREKVDSTRSYSVDEAVALLVELGQNVKFKESVDVAVNLGVDARKSDQVVRSSTVLPHGTGKTVRVAVFTQGANAEKATAAGADIVGMDDLADEVKKGNMDFDVVIATPDAMRVVGQLGQILGPRGLMPNPKVGTVTPDVETAVKNAKAGQVRYRTDKNGIIHAPLGNVEFSAQNIKENLEALVADLKKAKPSSAKGVYLKKITVSSTMGPGLTIDQSGLAI; via the coding sequence ATGGCAAAGCTGAGCAAGCGTCAGAAGCTTATTCGTGAAAAGGTAGACTCTACCCGTTCCTACTCTGTTGACGAGGCAGTTGCACTGCTGGTCGAGCTGGGTCAGAACGTGAAATTCAAAGAGTCTGTTGACGTGGCCGTCAACCTTGGCGTTGATGCACGGAAGTCCGATCAGGTTGTTCGTAGCAGCACTGTTCTGCCCCACGGCACTGGCAAGACCGTTCGTGTTGCTGTGTTCACCCAGGGCGCCAATGCCGAGAAAGCAACGGCCGCTGGTGCAGACATTGTGGGTATGGACGATCTGGCGGACGAAGTTAAGAAAGGCAACATGGATTTCGACGTGGTCATCGCCACTCCGGACGCCATGCGTGTTGTTGGTCAGCTGGGCCAGATCCTCGGTCCCCGTGGCCTGATGCCGAACCCGAAGGTCGGTACCGTGACACCTGACGTTGAGACTGCGGTCAAAAACGCCAAGGCTGGTCAGGTTCGCTACCGCACCGACAAAAACGGCATTATCCACGCTCCGCTGGGTAACGTTGAATTCTCTGCACAGAACATCAAGGAAAACCTTGAAGCTCTGGTAGCAGACCTGAAAAAGGCCAAGCCCTCTTCGGCGAAAGGTGTGTATCTCAAGAAGATCACCGTTTCCTCGACTATGGGGCCTGGCCTGACTATCGATCAGAGCGGTCTCGCTATTTGA
- the rplK gene encoding 50S ribosomal protein L11, producing the protein MAKKIEAYIKLQVAAGKANPSPPVGPALGQRGVNIMEFCKAFNAQTQDMEPGLPIPTVITVYSDRSFTFITKTPPAPVLLLKAAGIKSGSGRPNTDKVGTVTREQLEEIAKTKEPDLTAADMDAAVRTIAGTARSMGLNVEGL; encoded by the coding sequence ATGGCAAAGAAAATTGAAGCGTACATCAAGCTTCAGGTTGCTGCCGGTAAGGCCAACCCGAGTCCCCCCGTTGGTCCCGCTCTGGGCCAGCGCGGTGTGAACATTATGGAATTCTGCAAGGCGTTCAACGCCCAGACCCAGGACATGGAGCCTGGTCTGCCGATTCCGACAGTGATCACCGTTTACAGTGATCGCAGCTTTACCTTTATTACCAAGACTCCGCCTGCACCGGTTCTTCTGCTGAAGGCTGCTGGCATCAAGAGTGGCTCTGGCCGTCCGAATACCGATAAAGTCGGTACCGTGACCCGCGAGCAGCTTGAAGAAATTGCCAAGACCAAAGAGCCGGACCTGACTGCAGCCGATATGGACGCAGCGGTACGTACCATTGCAGGAACCGCCCGCAGCATGGGCCTGAACGTGGAGGGCCTGTAA
- the nusG gene encoding transcription termination/antitermination protein NusG codes for MAKRWYVVHAYSGFEKQVMRTLRERVALNEMEDRFGEILVPTEEVVEMREGKKRKSERKFYPGYVLVQMEMDDATWHLVKNTPRVLGFIGGTKDKPAPITEKEAEAILRRVESGADKPKPKTLFEPGEVVRVVEGPFADFNGVVEEVDYDKSRVKVAVLIFGRSTPVELEFGQVEKD; via the coding sequence ATGGCTAAGCGCTGGTACGTCGTTCATGCGTATTCTGGCTTTGAAAAGCAGGTGATGCGCACTCTCAGGGAGCGCGTTGCGCTGAACGAGATGGAAGACCGTTTCGGCGAAATCCTGGTTCCGACCGAGGAAGTCGTCGAGATGCGAGAAGGGAAGAAGCGCAAGAGTGAGCGCAAGTTCTACCCCGGGTACGTACTGGTCCAGATGGAAATGGACGATGCGACGTGGCATCTTGTTAAGAATACTCCGCGAGTCCTTGGCTTTATTGGTGGTACCAAGGATAAGCCTGCACCGATCACCGAGAAGGAAGCGGAAGCGATCCTGCGTCGGGTTGAAAGTGGTGCTGATAAGCCCAAGCCGAAGACGCTGTTCGAGCCGGGCGAGGTTGTTCGCGTCGTTGAGGGTCCGTTTGCGGACTTTAATGGTGTGGTAGAGGAAGTTGACTACGACAAGAGTCGAGTCAAGGTTGCTGTTCTGATCTTTGGGCGTTCAACTCCGGTAGAGCTGGAGTTTGGGCAGGTCGAGAAAGACTGA
- the secE gene encoding preprotein translocase subunit SecE has protein sequence MESKAVQSASRFDFLKWLVVFVLIAIGVVGNQYYSAESLLYRVLALVGLAIVAALVALQTDRGRRFATLLKEARVEIRKVVWPTRPELVQTTAIVVVFVLVVALLLWGMDSLISWLVAGFIG, from the coding sequence ATGGAGTCAAAAGCCGTTCAGTCAGCCAGCCGTTTCGATTTCCTGAAGTGGCTGGTTGTTTTCGTTCTGATCGCCATCGGTGTGGTGGGGAATCAGTATTATAGTGCCGAGTCTCTGCTGTATCGGGTTCTGGCTCTTGTAGGTCTCGCAATTGTGGCGGCGCTTGTTGCCCTTCAGACCGACCGCGGTCGTCGCTTTGCGACGCTGTTGAAGGAAGCGAGAGTAGAGATCCGGAAAGTGGTATGGCCCACCAGGCCTGAGCTCGTGCAGACGACAGCTATTGTTGTGGTGTTTGTGCTGGTTGTGGCTCTGTTGTTGTGGGGTATGGATTCGTTGATCAGCTGGCTGGTCGCCGGGTTTATCGGTTAA